CGGAGCCAAGCTCGTCATGGGGCGTGCGGACGACTTCGCCTACCAGAGGCGTGAGCGCGGCGGCGGATTCCTCCTTCAGTTGCGCCGCGCCCTGGGCCTGACCGGCGCACCGGCCGAGGTGATCGACGAGATGTACGCGGCCGCGCGCGGCGTCGCGCACCACTCCGAGAGCCTGGAACTCGACCTCGCGCCCGACGGCGACAGCGAGCACGTCCTTGGCGGCGTCACGTTCCTCGGGGTCCACACCCCCGGCCACACCTACGGGCACACCGTCTACGTCGACACCTCGCGCGGTGTCGTGTTCACCGGCGACACGATGATGGCCGAGGGGCCGACCCAGCTCGCCATCCCGAGCCTGCCAGGGGACGACCCCGCCGGGGACCTGCTCGGCTCCCTGGACCGCATCCGGGACCTCGGAGCCGAGATCGCGTGCCCGGCGCACCAGTTCCCCTACCGGGACATCGCCGTCCGGGCCGCTAAACTCAAGGCCCACCACGAGGCCGAACTCGACACCGTGGACGAACTTCTGCGGACCCGTGACACCGCGTGGGAGATCGCGCCGTACCTCACGTGGCCCAAGCCGTGGGAGGAGCTCGGCACGGGCGGCAAGCGATTCGCCTTGATCCATACGCTGTCACTCGTCCTCGGCGTCACTCGGTGACCGGTCGCGCTCCTCGTAGGCCCAGTCCGGCGTAAGGGCCGGGCGGAGTTCGCGCAGGGACCGCTTGAGGACCTTGCCCGAGGGGTTGGTGGGGAGGTCGTCGACGATGTAGATCTCCTTGGGCACCTTGAACCTCCCGAGCCGCTCCCGCGCGTGCTCGACCAGGTCGGCGGCCGCCAGCCCCGGCCGTCCGACGACGAAGGCGACCGGCACCTCCACCCACCGGGGGTGCGGTGCCCCCACCACCGAGGAAGCCAAGACCAGCGGGTGGTCGGCGAGGACGTTCTCGATCTCCGCGCTCGACATGTTCTCGCCGCCGCTGCGGATCATGTCTTTCAGCCGGTCGCGGATGTAGAGGTGGCCGTCCTCGTCGAAGCACCCGACGTCACCGGTGTGGAACCAGCCGTCCCGGAACGCCTCCGCAGTGGCCTCGGGGTCGTCGAGGTAGCCCGGGCTGACCTTCGGGCCGCGTGCGATGACCTCGCCGTTCTCCCCTATGCCGACGTCGTTGCCCTTGGCGTCGACAACTCTGACGTCCACCCAGGCCACGGGGAGGCCCACCGAGCCTTGTTTGCTCTCCATGTGGGCCTCGTCCAGGTACGTGAGGCCGGAGCAGGTCTCCGTGAGGCCGTAGCCCTCGATCAGCCGCGCGTTGGGGAACAGCGACCGGGCGACCCTGAACAGGGCGGAGGACACCTGGGAGAAGATCAGCCAGCGCACCGACGACAGCTCGGCCCGGGTCGTCTCCGCCGCGCGGCGCATCATGTCGAGCATGGTCGCCGCGACCACCATGCCGGTGATGCCCTCGGCCTCGATCGCGGCCAGCACGCCGGCCGGGTCGAACCGCCGCTGCAGGACCATGCACCCGCCGACATGCCAGATCGCGTACCCGGGGATGTCGGTTCCGCCGACGTGGTACAGCGGCGCGAAGTTCAGGATCCGGTCGGTGGGACGCAGCCCCAGCTCGACGATCTGGGCGTGCATGTTGGCGTTGACGTTCCCATGGGTCAGCATCACGCCCTTCGGCAGGCTCGTCGTGCCGGAGGTGTAGACGATCCGCTGCAGCGCCGCGTCGTCCAGCGCGGCGTCGGGGACCTGCGCGCCCCGGTGTGCGGCGATGAGCGCCCGCAGATCCGTCCAGGTGCCGTCGATGGGTTCCAGCGCGAACCGGCGGATCCCCGGGACCGCCTCGACGGCCCGCGCCGTGAGCTCCGCGAACTCGGGGACGGTCGCGACGGCCTCGACCTTGGCACGTTCCATCAGCTGCCCGAGCTCGCCCGGCGTCAGCCGGAAGTTCAGCGGCACGCACACGGCGCCGAGCTTGGCCAGCGCGAGCGACAGCACCAGGAACTCAGGGACGTTGCTGCTGACCACCGCGACCCGGCCGCCGGGGCCGACGCCCTCGGCCCCGATGCCCGCGGCGAGCGCGTTGACGTCGGCGGCCAGCTCGCGGTAGGTCCAGCGCCGGCCCTCGAAGACCAGCGC
The sequence above is drawn from the Actinomadura hallensis genome and encodes:
- a CDS encoding MBL fold metallo-hydrolase; this encodes MSTPVDGRHAAAYRSREVPGPLQVTDGVWAVPVPLRGSPLRYITVFLVETRDGLVLIDAGYEHPSCWESFTGSLAETGHDLADVRLVLLTHNHPDHVGFADRVRAVSGAKLVMGRADDFAYQRRERGGGFLLQLRRALGLTGAPAEVIDEMYAAARGVAHHSESLELDLAPDGDSEHVLGGVTFLGVHTPGHTYGHTVYVDTSRGVVFTGDTMMAEGPTQLAIPSLPGDDPAGDLLGSLDRIRDLGAEIACPAHQFPYRDIAVRAAKLKAHHEAELDTVDELLRTRDTAWEIAPYLTWPKPWEELGTGGKRFALIHTLSLVLGVTR
- a CDS encoding class I adenylate-forming enzyme family protein; this encodes MSTANLARIVGANAIRFADREALVFEGRRWTYRELAADVNALAAGIGAEGVGPGGRVAVVSSNVPEFLVLSLALAKLGAVCVPLNFRLTPGELGQLMERAKVEAVATVPEFAELTARAVEAVPGIRRFALEPIDGTWTDLRALIAAHRGAQVPDAALDDAALQRIVYTSGTTSLPKGVMLTHGNVNANMHAQIVELGLRPTDRILNFAPLYHVGGTDIPGYAIWHVGGCMVLQRRFDPAGVLAAIEAEGITGMVVAATMLDMMRRAAETTRAELSSVRWLIFSQVSSALFRVARSLFPNARLIEGYGLTETCSGLTYLDEAHMESKQGSVGLPVAWVDVRVVDAKGNDVGIGENGEVIARGPKVSPGYLDDPEATAEAFRDGWFHTGDVGCFDEDGHLYIRDRLKDMIRSGGENMSSAEIENVLADHPLVLASSVVGAPHPRWVEVPVAFVVGRPGLAAADLVEHARERLGRFKVPKEIYIVDDLPTNPSGKVLKRSLRELRPALTPDWAYEERDRSPSDAEDE